In Neisseriaceae bacterium CLB008, one genomic interval encodes:
- a CDS encoding sulfate/molybdate ABC transporter ATP-binding protein: MSIRIQHLNKHYGTTQALHDISLTVPSGQLVALLGPSGCGKTTLLRTIAGLEAATSGHIFLDDVDVSQHSVNQRGIGFMFQNYALFRHMSVFDNVAFGLQVQPRAQRPNKASIHQKVMDLLQLVQLAHLAHAYPSSLSGGQRQRVALARSLAVSPKLLLLDEPFGALDAKVRKELRTWLRDIHHELGITSLLVTHDQEEALAIADQIVVMNQGRIAQIGAPETLYQQPDNAFVTEFLGDVNAFHGRQQGPEFVVGAYRYPAAGFAASVQQAAVAYVRPHELLLSRALDQPALAQGQISHIDAFGPMVRLSLKRSSGDGKPIDVLLTHAEQQQARYQQGDWVAVTPRQAKIFTETELVGFMI; this comes from the coding sequence ATGAGCATCCGCATTCAACACTTAAACAAACACTATGGCACCACCCAAGCCTTGCACGACATCAGCCTCACCGTGCCCAGCGGCCAGCTAGTGGCCTTACTGGGCCCCAGCGGCTGCGGCAAAACCACGCTGCTGCGCACCATCGCCGGCCTAGAAGCCGCCACCTCTGGCCACATTTTTCTCGATGACGTTGACGTCAGCCAACACAGCGTCAACCAGCGTGGCATTGGCTTTATGTTCCAAAACTATGCCTTGTTCCGCCACATGAGCGTGTTCGACAACGTCGCCTTTGGCCTACAGGTGCAGCCACGGGCCCAGCGGCCAAATAAAGCAAGCATCCACCAGAAGGTGATGGATTTACTGCAGCTGGTGCAGCTGGCCCATCTGGCCCACGCCTATCCCAGCAGCCTCTCTGGCGGCCAACGCCAACGCGTTGCGCTGGCGCGTTCTTTGGCCGTCTCGCCCAAACTCTTACTATTAGACGAGCCGTTTGGCGCCCTCGACGCCAAAGTGCGTAAAGAACTACGCACCTGGCTACGCGACATCCACCATGAGCTAGGCATCACCAGCCTTTTAGTGACCCACGACCAAGAAGAGGCTTTAGCCATTGCCGACCAAATTGTGGTTATGAACCAAGGCCGCATCGCCCAAATAGGCGCCCCCGAAACGCTGTATCAGCAGCCTGACAATGCCTTCGTGACTGAGTTTTTAGGCGACGTGAATGCCTTTCACGGCCGCCAGCAAGGGCCAGAGTTTGTCGTGGGTGCCTATCGCTACCCCGCCGCCGGCTTTGCTGCCTCGGTGCAGCAAGCCGCCGTCGCCTATGTGCGCCCACATGAGCTACTGCTCTCGCGCGCGCTTGATCAGCCTGCCTTAGCCCAAGGCCAAATCAGCCACATTGACGCCTTTGGCCCCATGGTGCGCCTCAGCCTCAAGCGCAGCAGCGGCGACGGTAAACCCATCGACGTCTTGCTGACTCATGCCGAACAACAGCAGGCTCGATACCAACAGGGCGATTGGGTGGCGGTGACACCGCGCCAGGCCAAAATTTTTACCGAAACCGAACTGGTGGGCTTCATGATTTAA
- the eutH gene encoding ethanolamine utilization protein EutH yields the protein MEVIGTVIVYIIMICAVMGAFGAIRNPEHGIGREFMNGVHTVGHIFVPAAGIMAAIPYLTWFISQFISPVFELIGADPALAATAILASDMGGYQLANALKASYEGWVMAMVVGFMSGATIVFSIPMGLAMLNRRDHKYMALGIMSGVLSIPIGAFIATVLIVTFDTDIRTIISTTAAPTHVFAISIMQILINLLPLFVFVALIALGLKLVPNAMIAGFMLFGRIMDALIKLVLVFSIVEIFTGFFSSVLGSWGFDPIMADELDQFRALETAGYIGIMLAGAFPMVYLIRKHAARPLAVVGDWLGLSPAGSAGLLATMANILAMFTLIRDMPPKDKVINISFGVCAAFLLGDHLSFAANFQPTIILPLIIGKFSAGAIAIFLAYKLSVPAALVLAEQDKLNDRHLGDETQEQDDVP from the coding sequence ATGGAAGTAATTGGCACGGTGATTGTGTACATCATCATGATTTGTGCGGTAATGGGCGCCTTCGGGGCGATTCGAAATCCTGAACACGGCATTGGTCGGGAATTCATGAATGGCGTTCACACCGTTGGTCACATTTTCGTTCCCGCGGCCGGCATTATGGCGGCCATTCCGTATTTAACTTGGTTTATCAGCCAGTTTATCAGCCCGGTGTTTGAACTGATCGGCGCCGATCCTGCCTTAGCGGCCACAGCCATATTGGCTTCAGACATGGGCGGCTATCAGCTAGCCAACGCTTTAAAGGCCTCTTATGAGGGTTGGGTGATGGCGATGGTGGTGGGCTTTATGTCGGGCGCCACCATTGTGTTTTCCATTCCCATGGGCTTGGCCATGCTGAATCGGCGCGATCATAAATACATGGCCTTGGGCATTATGTCGGGCGTTTTATCTATTCCGATTGGGGCCTTCATTGCCACGGTTTTGATTGTGACGTTTGACACCGACATTCGCACCATCATCAGCACCACGGCGGCGCCCACGCACGTGTTTGCCATCTCGATTATGCAAATCTTGATTAACCTGCTGCCGCTGTTTGTGTTTGTGGCCTTGATTGCCTTGGGGCTGAAGTTGGTGCCGAATGCGATGATTGCGGGTTTTATGCTGTTCGGCCGCATCATGGATGCCTTGATTAAGCTGGTGTTGGTGTTTTCGATCGTGGAAATTTTTACCGGCTTTTTCAGCAGCGTGCTGGGTTCGTGGGGGTTCGACCCGATTATGGCGGATGAACTGGATCAGTTTCGAGCCCTAGAAACGGCAGGCTATATTGGCATCATGCTCGCCGGCGCTTTCCCCATGGTGTATTTGATTCGCAAACATGCGGCTAGGCCGCTGGCCGTGGTGGGCGATTGGTTGGGGCTGTCGCCAGCGGGTAGTGCAGGCTTGTTGGCGACCATGGCCAATATTTTGGCGATGTTTACCTTGATTCGCGACATGCCGCCTAAGGATAAAGTCATCAATATTTCGTTTGGGGTGTGTGCCGCGTTTTTATTGGGCGACCATCTGTCTTTTGCCGCCAACTTCCAGCCCACCATTATCTTGCCCTTAATCATTGGTAAATTCAGCGCCGGCGCCATCGCCATTTTCTTGGCTTATAAGCTGTCGGTGCCGGCGGCCTTGGTTTTGGCTGAGCAAGATAAGCTGAATGATCGGCATTTAGGTGATGAGACGCAAGAACAGGATGATGTGCCCTAA
- a CDS encoding gamma-glutamyl-gamma-aminobutyrate hydrolase family protein, producing the protein MKKPVIGLTTYPASADHGWHTPVPYVDAVMRAGGVPVLLPSQCTDGAQEWLSCVDAVVLIGGGDIDPKRYGGADHETIYGLSPERDSAEAALVEALLAQPKPVLAICRGMQVLNTVLGGTLHVHLSDVFGETVRHRDEQRQPIKHGVDVAGDSHLAELIGTQVETVSWHHQAIKQLGQGLEAIAWAPDGVIEAVALADQPNWLVVQWHPELSATEDQDQQGLFDWLIARAQQANQPAK; encoded by the coding sequence ATGAAGAAACCCGTTATTGGCTTGACCACGTATCCTGCCAGCGCCGACCACGGCTGGCACACGCCCGTCCCCTATGTGGATGCCGTGATGAGGGCGGGCGGGGTGCCGGTGTTATTGCCCAGCCAATGTACCGATGGGGCGCAAGAGTGGCTTAGCTGCGTCGATGCGGTGGTGCTCATTGGCGGGGGCGACATCGACCCAAAGCGCTATGGCGGCGCCGATCACGAGACGATTTACGGCCTCAGTCCTGAACGGGACAGCGCTGAAGCCGCCTTGGTGGAGGCCTTATTGGCTCAACCGAAGCCAGTCTTGGCGATTTGTCGCGGCATGCAGGTTTTAAATACGGTCTTGGGCGGCACGCTGCATGTTCATCTATCCGATGTTTTTGGCGAGACGGTGCGCCACCGCGATGAGCAGCGTCAGCCCATAAAGCATGGGGTGGATGTCGCTGGCGATAGCCATCTGGCCGAACTCATCGGCACGCAGGTGGAAACGGTGTCCTGGCATCACCAGGCGATTAAACAATTAGGTCAAGGCCTTGAAGCGATTGCCTGGGCGCCAGATGGCGTGATTGAGGCCGTGGCTCTGGCTGATCAGCCTAATTGGTTAGTGGTGCAGTGGCATCCAGAGCTGAGCGCCACCGAGGATCAAGACCAACAAGGGTTGTTTGACTGGCTCATTGCCCGCGCGCAACAGGCCAATCAGCCAGCAAAATAA
- a CDS encoding iron-containing alcohol dehydrogenase has protein sequence MNLTANWHYPTAIRFGAGRIKELPALCAELNIKKPLLVTDSGLAKLPILTDLKALLQSALPDFGLFDQVRPNPGGIDVNNGVTLYRDGGHDGVIAIGGGSALDVGKAIALMAGQTRPLWDFEDEGDNWTRVNEAGVAPSIAIPTTAGTGSEVGRASLIIDEAAHRKVIIFHPSMLPKIVLADPELTVGLPQHLTAATGIDAFVHNLEAYCSPFYHPLAQGVALEGMKLVHDWLPRACADGGDLEARSHMLAASIMGATAFQKGLGGVHALSHPIGAVFDTHHGLANAIMLPYVLVRNRPAIAERLADAARYIGLTDPTFEGFLAWIVALRASLNIPHSLAEIGIDASRAAEIGAAAKLDPSDGGNPINLSADDYAAIFVAAVKGQL, from the coding sequence ATGAACTTAACCGCCAACTGGCACTACCCAACCGCCATTCGTTTTGGCGCTGGCCGCATTAAAGAACTGCCTGCGCTGTGTGCCGAATTAAACATTAAAAAACCATTATTGGTGACGGATTCGGGCTTGGCCAAGCTGCCCATTCTGACCGATTTAAAAGCCTTATTACAGTCTGCCTTGCCTGACTTTGGCCTATTCGACCAGGTTCGCCCAAACCCTGGCGGCATCGACGTCAACAATGGCGTGACGCTGTATCGAGATGGCGGCCACGATGGCGTGATCGCCATTGGCGGCGGCAGTGCTTTAGACGTGGGCAAGGCGATTGCGCTGATGGCGGGACAAACGCGGCCGCTGTGGGACTTTGAAGATGAAGGCGACAATTGGACGCGGGTGAACGAGGCGGGCGTGGCGCCCTCCATCGCCATCCCTACCACGGCCGGGACGGGCTCAGAAGTGGGGCGCGCTTCTCTCATCATCGATGAAGCGGCGCATCGTAAAGTCATTATTTTTCACCCCAGCATGCTGCCCAAAATCGTCTTGGCCGATCCAGAGCTCACCGTGGGCCTACCGCAGCACTTAACTGCGGCCACCGGCATTGACGCCTTTGTCCATAACTTAGAGGCTTATTGCTCACCGTTTTATCATCCGCTGGCGCAAGGGGTGGCTTTAGAGGGCATGAAGCTGGTGCACGATTGGCTGCCACGAGCTTGTGCGGATGGCGGCGACTTAGAAGCGCGCTCGCACATGCTGGCCGCGTCGATTATGGGCGCCACCGCTTTTCAAAAAGGTCTAGGTGGCGTGCATGCGCTGTCGCATCCCATTGGTGCGGTGTTTGATACCCATCACGGATTGGCCAATGCCATTATGTTGCCTTATGTGCTGGTGCGCAACCGTCCTGCGATTGCCGAACGCTTGGCCGATGCCGCTCGCTATATCGGGCTGACAGACCCGACGTTCGAAGGCTTTTTGGCGTGGATTGTGGCGCTGCGGGCCAGCTTGAATATTCCGCACAGCTTGGCTGAAATCGGCATAGACGCCAGTCGCGCAGCAGAAATTGGGGCGGCGGCAAAATTAGACCCAAGCGATGGTGGCAACCCCATCAACTTGAGCGCAGACGATTATGCGGCGATTTTTGTGGCGGCGGTAAAGGGGCAGCTATGA
- a CDS encoding aldehyde dehydrogenase family protein, whose protein sequence is MKQTFTVVSPIDGQALYTKNYADKAGIDAAIAAAKSAQGGWNNTPLAERKRLIGAAIDWLVAHQDDVAHTITQSMGRPISQSPGEVRGLEERARHMLAIAEEALADVVPAEKAGFKRFLRHEPVGTVLVVAPWNYPFLTAVNSIVPALAAGNVVLLKHSSQTPAVAEWFQAAFDAAGLPAGVFQHLHLSHQDTDALLRSEAVDFVAFTGSVSGGHQVQAALSQRFIGAGLELGGKDPAYVRADADVAVAAENLVDGAFFNSGQSCCGIERIYVDAAVYDDFVAAFVGHTRQYRLGNPSEANTNLGPLVKVSAADFVRGQIAEAVQQGAKALIDEADFPLSQAGTPYLAPQVLVGVDHTMRVMTEESFGPVVGIMKVEGDAEAVRLMNDSDYGLTASIWTQDETAAARLAAEIETGTVFMNRCDYLDPALAWTGVKDTGHGISLSSLGYAQLTRVKSYHFRIA, encoded by the coding sequence ATGAAGCAAACATTTACCGTGGTTTCACCTATTGATGGGCAAGCGCTTTACACCAAAAACTACGCCGATAAAGCCGGTATTGATGCGGCCATTGCCGCCGCTAAAAGTGCCCAAGGGGGCTGGAACAACACGCCGCTGGCCGAACGCAAGCGCTTGATTGGTGCCGCCATTGATTGGCTGGTGGCTCATCAAGATGACGTTGCCCACACCATTACCCAAAGCATGGGCCGCCCGATTAGCCAATCGCCGGGCGAGGTCAGGGGTTTAGAGGAACGCGCCCGCCACATGTTGGCGATTGCCGAAGAGGCGTTAGCCGATGTGGTGCCGGCTGAAAAGGCAGGGTTCAAGCGCTTTTTACGGCACGAGCCGGTGGGCACGGTCTTGGTGGTGGCGCCTTGGAATTATCCTTTCTTAACCGCAGTCAACAGCATTGTGCCCGCGCTGGCGGCAGGGAATGTGGTGTTGCTGAAACACTCCTCACAAACGCCGGCCGTGGCCGAATGGTTTCAAGCCGCGTTTGATGCGGCAGGCCTGCCTGCCGGCGTGTTTCAGCATCTACATTTAAGCCATCAGGATACAGATGCCTTATTGCGCTCTGAGGCAGTAGATTTTGTGGCCTTTACCGGCTCGGTGAGCGGCGGCCATCAAGTACAGGCCGCGCTCAGCCAGCGCTTTATTGGCGCCGGCTTGGAGCTTGGCGGTAAAGACCCTGCCTACGTTCGGGCCGATGCCGATGTGGCCGTTGCGGCCGAAAACTTAGTCGATGGCGCCTTCTTTAATTCTGGCCAGTCTTGCTGTGGCATTGAGCGTATTTATGTAGACGCAGCCGTCTACGATGACTTTGTCGCGGCCTTTGTGGGCCATACGCGCCAATACCGTCTGGGCAATCCCAGCGAGGCCAACACCAATTTAGGGCCGCTGGTGAAGGTGTCGGCGGCTGATTTTGTTCGGGGCCAAATTGCCGAGGCGGTGCAGCAGGGTGCTAAGGCGTTGATTGATGAGGCCGACTTCCCGTTGAGTCAAGCCGGGACGCCGTATCTGGCACCGCAGGTTTTGGTGGGGGTTGACCACACGATGCGGGTGATGACGGAAGAGAGCTTTGGCCCGGTAGTCGGCATCATGAAGGTCGAAGGGGATGCAGAGGCGGTTCGCCTCATGAACGACAGCGACTATGGCTTGACCGCATCCATCTGGACTCAGGACGAGACGGCGGCGGCGCGCCTGGCCGCCGAGATTGAAACCGGCACCGTATTCATGAATCGCTGTGATTATCTTGATCCAGCGCTGGCGTGGACCGGCGTGAAAGACACCGGCCACGGCATTTCTTTATCCAGCTTGGGCTATGCCCAGCTGACGCGGGTGAAGTCTTACCATTTTCGTATTGCCTAA
- a CDS encoding glutamine synthetase family protein: METEIKANRERAVADLRQLIADREIKHVKVGFFDLDGVMAGKFMATEKFLSALDNHFAFCDVVFGWDVNDELFDNINLSGWATGYADAQVQLLPELWRELPLEQGTILVPGQIIGHMKPLCPRQILNKVLARAQEMGFETAAGFEYEMLVTNESHESLRARDFYEPIPLGHGPFGYSILRTGVNNDFYEGLLGVCNHMQIPVESFHEETGPGQLEVALQVMETHLAADNAALFKTYSKVLAQKQGRMVSFMAKWHQDHAGQGGHVHVSLKRSDGSSAFYDDTQPGNISQEMRWFVGGLQNMAADLMAIHAPTINSYRRLVPGYWAPTSALWGLDNRTTAIRAISGSPKSQRIEYRVPGADCNPYLVAAAIFAAGLHGIANQIEPDAAYKGNAYAATPPPELTLPRSLWDAAQRLRASDTAREWLGDDFVDHYASTREWEEREFQKHVSDWERRRYFEII, encoded by the coding sequence ATGGAAACAGAGATTAAGGCCAACCGCGAACGTGCTGTGGCTGATTTACGTCAACTGATTGCCGATCGCGAGATTAAACACGTCAAAGTGGGCTTTTTTGATCTGGATGGCGTGATGGCGGGCAAGTTCATGGCGACCGAGAAGTTCTTATCGGCATTAGACAATCATTTTGCGTTCTGCGACGTGGTGTTTGGCTGGGACGTCAACGATGAGCTGTTTGACAACATCAATCTATCGGGCTGGGCCACGGGCTACGCCGATGCTCAAGTGCAGCTATTGCCTGAGCTATGGCGCGAGCTACCGCTAGAGCAGGGCACGATCTTGGTGCCGGGGCAAATTATTGGCCACATGAAGCCGCTGTGTCCGCGACAAATTCTGAATAAAGTATTGGCGCGTGCTCAGGAGATGGGTTTTGAAACCGCCGCCGGCTTTGAATATGAAATGCTGGTCACCAATGAGTCGCATGAATCCTTACGCGCCCGCGATTTTTATGAGCCCATTCCTCTGGGGCATGGCCCGTTTGGTTATTCCATTTTGCGTACCGGCGTGAACAATGATTTTTATGAAGGCCTTTTAGGCGTGTGTAACCACATGCAAATTCCAGTAGAAAGCTTCCATGAAGAAACGGGCCCAGGCCAGCTAGAAGTGGCCCTTCAGGTGATGGAAACCCATTTGGCTGCCGACAATGCGGCCTTGTTTAAAACCTATTCTAAAGTATTGGCACAAAAGCAGGGCCGCATGGTGTCGTTCATGGCTAAGTGGCATCAAGATCATGCGGGTCAGGGCGGTCATGTACACGTGTCGCTCAAACGCTCTGATGGCAGCAGCGCTTTTTACGACGATACTCAGCCGGGCAACATCAGCCAGGAGATGCGCTGGTTTGTCGGCGGCTTACAGAACATGGCGGCCGATTTAATGGCCATTCATGCACCGACCATCAACAGCTATCGCCGCTTGGTGCCCGGCTATTGGGCGCCGACCTCTGCCTTATGGGGCTTAGACAACCGCACCACGGCGATTCGCGCCATCAGCGGCAGCCCTAAATCACAGCGTATTGAATATCGAGTGCCAGGGGCAGACTGCAATCCTTATCTGGTGGCGGCCGCCATTTTTGCTGCCGGCCTACACGGCATTGCCAACCAGATTGAGCCAGATGCCGCCTATAAGGGCAACGCCTATGCAGCGACGCCGCCGCCAGAATTAACGCTGCCGCGTAGCCTATGGGATGCGGCTCAGCGGCTACGCGCCTCAGACACGGCGCGTGAATGGCTGGGCGATGACTTTGTGGATCATTACGCCAGTACCCGCGAATGGGAAGAGCGAGAGTTTCAAAAACACGTCAGCGATTGGGAACGCCGTCGCTATTTTGAAATTATTTAA
- a CDS encoding MurR/RpiR family transcriptional regulator yields the protein MPNNTIAVRLREDYNAYTPAERKVARVLLNQYPLAGLETIAQLAQKSAASGPTVLRLVAKLGFNGYVAFQEALRAELDAKLQSPLLRRDPNLMTDNQGFAHGFINNIQQLLQQTAEHLLLADFETVVEWLGQPRHRLWIIGGYITGSLAEYFGHHLQAIRPQVSLLRPMPRTWVEHIVDMGKNDVLIVFDIRRYWPELATLVTLAKERKCRIVLITDQWTSPVASQADVVLTAYTEGRSGWDTNVSVMLLIDTLIAALNNRDWEETKSRLQQLENLRKQFQLD from the coding sequence ATGCCCAACAACACCATAGCCGTGCGTTTGCGCGAAGATTACAACGCTTACACACCGGCTGAACGCAAAGTCGCCCGTGTGTTACTGAATCAATATCCACTCGCCGGCCTCGAGACCATCGCCCAACTGGCGCAAAAATCTGCCGCCAGCGGCCCCACCGTATTGCGTCTAGTCGCCAAGCTCGGCTTTAATGGCTATGTGGCCTTCCAAGAGGCGCTGCGCGCAGAGCTAGACGCCAAGCTACAGTCGCCGCTCTTGCGGCGCGATCCCAACCTCATGACCGACAACCAAGGCTTTGCGCATGGGTTTATCAATAATATTCAGCAGTTATTGCAACAGACGGCCGAGCATTTATTGCTGGCTGATTTTGAAACCGTGGTCGAGTGGTTGGGCCAACCACGCCATCGCTTATGGATCATCGGTGGCTACATCACCGGCTCTTTGGCCGAATATTTCGGCCATCACCTACAGGCTATCCGCCCGCAGGTGTCGCTATTGCGCCCGATGCCCAGAACCTGGGTTGAGCACATCGTCGACATGGGTAAAAATGATGTGTTGATTGTGTTTGATATTCGCCGCTATTGGCCTGAGTTGGCCACCTTGGTGACGCTGGCAAAAGAGCGTAAATGCCGCATTGTCCTCATCACCGACCAATGGACATCGCCCGTGGCCAGCCAGGCCGACGTCGTGCTCACCGCCTATACTGAAGGGCGTTCTGGCTGGGACACCAACGTGTCAGTGATGCTGTTGATCGACACGCTGATCGCCGCCTTAAATAACCGCGACTGGGAAGAAACCAAAAGCCGTTTGCAGCAGTTGGAAAACCTGCGCAAGCAGTTTCAGCTGGATTAA
- a CDS encoding AMP-binding protein, with protein sequence MNAINRFNDALPPNPANFSALTPLTFLRRSAMAHRDRLAVIHGPVQRTWGETYARCRQMADALAQQGIGTGDVVSTLLPNVPEMLELHFAVAMVGGVLNTMNTRLDAKTLAYILDHSGTKVLFTDKEFHATASGALASCQQKPLVVDVDDVNYSGGALIGSIDYETLRAKGSVDYAYAEVADEWQAISLNYTSGTTGQPKGVVYHHRGAHLNALSNIIGIGLLPGSVYLWTLPMFHCNGWCYPWAVAAIAGTSVCLRQPRPEAIFNAIATHKVTHMCAAPIVLNMMVNAPKEVQKPFDHAVKIATGGAAPASATIAKMEALGINVVHLYGLTETYGPSLVCEPQDDWVGLDATQKATKMARQGVYSLSMSDMKVADEEGRAVPKDGDTVGELWVRGNSVMKGYLDNPAETAKAFEQDWFHTGDVGVWYEDGYVQIRDRSKDIIISGGENISSLEVENALYNHPAILEVAVVAAPDDYWGEVPCAFITLKSGQEQVTKDDIVAYCREHLASFKVVKKVVFTEDIPKTSTGKIQKKVLRAMLVEEEPK encoded by the coding sequence ATGAACGCAATCAACCGTTTTAACGACGCTTTGCCGCCCAATCCGGCCAACTTCTCAGCCTTGACGCCGCTGACCTTCTTGCGCCGCAGCGCTATGGCGCACCGCGATCGCTTGGCCGTGATTCACGGCCCGGTTCAGCGCACTTGGGGGGAAACCTATGCACGCTGTCGCCAAATGGCAGATGCTTTGGCCCAGCAAGGCATTGGCACGGGCGACGTGGTGTCGACGCTGTTGCCCAATGTGCCGGAAATGTTGGAGCTACATTTTGCCGTGGCGATGGTGGGCGGGGTGTTGAACACCATGAACACCCGCTTAGACGCTAAGACGCTGGCCTACATCTTGGATCACAGCGGCACCAAGGTGTTGTTTACCGATAAGGAGTTTCACGCCACGGCCAGCGGTGCTTTGGCCAGCTGCCAGCAAAAACCGCTGGTGGTAGACGTTGATGACGTGAATTACAGCGGCGGGGCCCTCATTGGCAGCATCGACTACGAAACCTTGCGGGCTAAGGGCAGCGTGGATTATGCCTATGCCGAAGTGGCCGACGAATGGCAGGCCATCTCACTGAACTACACCTCGGGCACCACCGGCCAGCCTAAGGGCGTGGTTTACCACCATCGTGGTGCTCACCTCAATGCCTTAAGCAATATCATCGGCATTGGGCTGTTGCCAGGATCGGTGTATTTGTGGACGCTGCCGATGTTTCACTGCAACGGCTGGTGTTACCCTTGGGCGGTAGCGGCGATTGCCGGCACCAGCGTGTGCCTGCGTCAGCCGCGGCCGGAAGCGATTTTTAACGCCATCGCCACTCATAAAGTCACCCATATGTGTGCCGCACCCATCGTGCTCAACATGATGGTGAATGCCCCGAAAGAGGTGCAAAAGCCGTTCGACCATGCGGTTAAAATCGCCACTGGTGGCGCGGCACCGGCTTCGGCCACCATTGCCAAAATGGAGGCCTTGGGCATTAACGTGGTGCACCTGTATGGCTTAACCGAAACCTATGGGCCAAGCTTGGTGTGCGAGCCTCAAGACGATTGGGTGGGGCTAGACGCCACCCAAAAAGCCACCAAAATGGCGCGCCAAGGCGTGTATTCCTTATCCATGAGCGACATGAAGGTGGCCGACGAGGAAGGGCGCGCCGTGCCTAAAGATGGCGACACCGTGGGTGAGTTATGGGTACGCGGCAACAGCGTGATGAAAGGGTATTTAGACAATCCTGCCGAAACCGCCAAAGCCTTTGAACAGGATTGGTTTCACACGGGTGACGTGGGTGTGTGGTACGAAGATGGCTATGTGCAGATTCGCGATCGCTCTAAGGACATCATTATTTCGGGCGGCGAAAATATTTCCAGCCTTGAAGTAGAAAATGCCTTATACAACCATCCTGCCATTTTGGAAGTGGCCGTGGTGGCTGCACCCGACGACTATTGGGGCGAAGTGCCTTGTGCCTTCATTACCTTGAAGTCAGGTCAAGAGCAGGTCACCAAAGACGACATCGTGGCCTATTGCCGTGAACATTTAGCCAGCTTTAAAGTGGTGAAAAAAGTGGTGTTCACCGAGGACATCCCGAAAACCTCAACCGGTAAAATCCAGAAAAAGGTGTTGCGGGCGATGTTGGTGGAAGAAGAACCTAAGTAA